From Lolium perenne isolate Kyuss_39 chromosome 5, Kyuss_2.0, whole genome shotgun sequence, a single genomic window includes:
- the LOC127300778 gene encoding uncharacterized protein, which produces MAGGFRVLHLVRPFLAFLPEVQSADRKIPFREKVIYTVISLFIFLVCSQLPLYGIHSTTGADPFYWMRVILASNRGTVMELGITPIVTSGMVMQLLVGSKIIEVDNSVREDRALLNGAQKLLGILIAIGEAVAYVLSGMYGSVSQLGTGNAILIILQLFFAGIIVICLDELLQKGYGLGSGISLFIATNICENIIWKAFSPTTINSGRGAEFEGAVIALFHLLITRSDKVRALREAFYRQNLPNVTNLLATVLVFLIVIYFQGFRVVLPVRSKNARGQQGSYPIKLFYTSNMPIILHSALITNLYFISQLLYRKYSGNFLVNLLGIWKESEYSGHSIPVGGLAYYVTAPSSLADILANPFHALFYVVFMLSACALFSKTWIEVSGSSAKDVAKQLKEQQMVMPGHRESNLQKELNRYIPTAAAFGGVCIGALTVLADFMGAIGSGTGILLAVTIIYQYFETFEKERATELGFFGF; this is translated from the exons ATGGCTGGCGGCTTCCGCGTACTGCACCTTGTCAGGCCCTTCCTGGCCTTCCTGCCGGAAGTGCAGAGTGCTGACAGGAAGATACCATTCAGGGAAAAAGTCATCTACACCGTcatttctctcttcatcttcctggTGTGCAGTCAGCTCCCGCTCTATGGCATCCACTCAACTACTGGAGCAGATCCTTTCTACTGGATGCGTGTTATCCTTGCCTCAAACCGTGGTACTGTCATGGAGCTGGGTATCACCCCAATTGTGACGTCTGGAATGGTTATGCAACTTCTGGTGGGATCCAAGATTATTGAAGTTGACAACAGTGTGAGAGAGGATCGTGCTCTCCT GAATGGTGCACAGAAGTTGCTTGGCATCCTGATTGCCATTGGGGAAGCTGTGGCATATGTTCTCTCTGGAATGTATGGCAGTGTGAGCCAACTTGGAACTGGCAATGCTATTCTCATTATCCTTCAGCTTTTCTTTGCTGGCATCATTGTCATCTGTCTAGATGAACTTCTCCAGAAGGGCTATGGTTTGGGTTCTGGCATTTCTCTGTTCATTGCTACCAACATCTG TGAGAATATCATCTGGAAGGCGTTCAGCCCCACAACCATCAACAGTGGACGTGGTGCTGAATTTGAAGGGGCTGTCATTGCATTGTTCCATCTGTTGATTACTCGATCTGATAAAGTCCGCGCCCTACGAGAGGCTTTCTACCGTCAGAATCTGCCAAATGTGACCAATTTGCTCGCCACTGTATTGGTCTTCCTCATAGTTATCTATTTCCAAGGCTTCCGTGTTGTGCTTCCAGTGAGATCAAAGAATGCTCGTGGGCAGCAAGGCTCATACCCAATCAAGCTGTTCTACACTTCCAACATGCCCATCATTCTGCACTCTGCACTGATTACCAACCTGTACTTCATTTCCCAG CTTCTGTACAGGAAGTACAGTGGAAATTTCCTGGTTAACCTTCTTGGCATCTGGAAGGAATCTGAATACTCTGGTCATTCTATCCCTGTTGGTGGTCTTGCTTACTATGTGACTGCACCATCCAG TTTGGCTGATATTCTGGCGAATCCATTCCATGCATTGTTCTATGTGGTCTTCATGCTGTCAGCATGTGCTCTCTTCTCAAAAACATGGATTGAAGTTTCTGGTTCATCAGCCAAGGATGTTGCTAAGCAGCTCAAG GAACAACAAATGGTGATGCCAGGCCATCGTGAGTCAAACTTGCAGAAGGAGTTGAACAGATACATCCCTACTGCTGCTGCATTTGGTGGAGTATGCATTGGCGCGTTGACTGTTCTGGCTGATTTCATGGGTGCTATCGGTTCAGGAACCGGTATACTGCTGGCCGTTACCATCATCTACCAATACTTCGAGACCTTTGAGAAGGAAAGAGCGACAGAGCTTGGTTTCTTTGGTTTTTGA